The proteins below are encoded in one region of Holophagaceae bacterium:
- a CDS encoding RHS repeat-associated core domain-containing protein, which produces MLTDTDGVVVGRQKSLPFGERFLGTGEKSLRRFTNHEDGAQFPIYMQARMYLPTYGRFAQVDPAYDQVAMDPDSWNLYSYCTNNPVTRTDPDGMREIGREADMRSPWKMEFDFWNSNQWKADSLDAWDHATIQRWMANGIFIRYESDWIIKIGKGETSGKVMWKQNNSDLPVIVEPTNTETGAAKKDALVLQEEPETVTISLLFDTKSVSGHLGIETPDRIVGYHPDLANSPITPDSVGQKIMLGLQWVSPTNPIIPGVVKNDKRSDFNYALPPFTITKGQYAALNKMIDANLKGKYNVQNMGAVNCAGWALAMLKGAGIPLGTRTSSGAIREIPYNAPRMTPGVLWHDWLGRPW; this is translated from the coding sequence ATGCTGACGGATACCGACGGCGTGGTGGTCGGCCGGCAGAAAAGCCTGCCCTTCGGCGAGCGGTTCCTGGGAACGGGCGAGAAGAGCCTCCGCCGCTTCACCAACCATGAGGACGGCGCGCAATTCCCCATCTACATGCAGGCGCGCATGTACCTGCCCACCTACGGCCGCTTCGCCCAGGTGGATCCCGCCTACGACCAGGTCGCGATGGACCCCGATAGCTGGAACCTGTATAGCTACTGCACCAACAATCCGGTCACCCGAACCGATCCCGACGGCATGCGGGAGATCGGGCGAGAGGCGGATATGCGGAGCCCGTGGAAAATGGAGTTTGATTTCTGGAACTCTAATCAATGGAAAGCGGATTCCCTTGACGCTTGGGATCACGCCACGATTCAGAGATGGATGGCCAATGGGATATTTATTCGTTATGAATCTGACTGGATTATAAAAATAGGAAAGGGGGAAACGAGCGGAAAAGTTATGTGGAAGCAAAATAATTCAGACCTGCCAGTGATTGTGGAGCCAACAAACACCGAGACAGGGGCAGCAAAGAAAGATGCGTTGGTTCTCCAAGAAGAACCTGAAACCGTCACCATTTCTTTATTGTTTGATACGAAGTCGGTAAGCGGGCACCTCGGAATTGAGACACCAGACCGAATCGTCGGCTACCACCCTGACCTCGCCAATTCACCGATTACTCCGGACAGCGTAGGCCAGAAGATAATGCTTGGGCTCCAGTGGGTCAGCCCTACAAATCCCATCATTCCGGGGGTGGTGAAGAACGATAAACGAAGCGACTTCAATTATGCGCTCCCCCCGTTTACGATCACTAAGGGCCAGTACGCCGCATTGAACAAAATGATCGATGCGAACCTGAAGGGTAAGTACAACGTTCAGAATATGGGAGCAGTGAACTGTGCGGGTTGGGCTTTAGCAATGCTAAAAGGTGCTGGCATCCCCCTAGGGACTAGAACCTCTAGTGGTGCTATCAGAGAGATCCCTTACAACGCTCCAAGGATGACGCCTGGTGTTTTATGGCATGACTGGTTAGGGCGGCCATGGTGA
- a CDS encoding alpha/beta fold hydrolase produces MPLRFHLMRHAFRGVRALSTPLAAQLAEMLFLTPPRHPIPAAEADALATGRAFRVPFEGSHLAAWAWGPKQGTAPTVILLHGWGGRAGQLRGFIAPLVDAGYRVVAFDGPAHGASGGRQASIIHFASALETVILGMGPVHGIVAHSLGCAAAAVALSRGARIEKACFIAPPARARAYYEQFLAFLGLPDAQAPEFCRRFADRFGFTWDQLEVPALAPRMRLALQVIHDADDGDVPFSEGAAIAASWPGAELRRTEGLGHRRILKAKDVQEKAVAFLSEGLRFTSCVQRFEAELFEPALRAG; encoded by the coding sequence ATGCCCTTGAGGTTCCACCTGATGCGCCACGCCTTTCGAGGCGTCCGGGCCCTCTCCACGCCCCTGGCCGCGCAGCTCGCGGAAATGCTCTTCCTCACGCCGCCCAGACATCCCATTCCGGCGGCCGAGGCGGACGCGCTGGCCACGGGGCGGGCCTTCCGCGTGCCCTTCGAAGGCAGCCATCTGGCGGCCTGGGCCTGGGGCCCCAAACAGGGCACAGCCCCGACGGTGATCCTGCTGCACGGATGGGGCGGGCGCGCGGGCCAACTGCGCGGCTTCATCGCCCCGTTGGTGGACGCGGGCTACCGGGTGGTCGCCTTCGACGGCCCCGCCCACGGAGCCAGCGGCGGCAGGCAGGCGTCGATCATCCACTTCGCTTCGGCCCTGGAAACCGTGATCCTGGGCATGGGTCCGGTGCACGGAATCGTGGCCCATTCCCTGGGCTGCGCCGCGGCCGCGGTGGCCCTCTCGCGGGGAGCGCGGATCGAAAAGGCTTGCTTCATCGCGCCTCCCGCAAGGGCCCGCGCCTACTATGAGCAGTTCCTCGCCTTCCTGGGCCTGCCAGACGCCCAGGCTCCCGAATTCTGCCGCCGTTTCGCGGACCGCTTCGGCTTCACCTGGGACCAGTTGGAAGTGCCCGCCCTCGCCCCGCGGATGCGCCTCGCGCTTCAGGTCATCCACGATGCCGATGACGGAGATGTGCCCTTTTCAGAGGGCGCGGCCATCGCCGCCTCCTGGCCTGGCGCGGAATTGCGCCGCACCGAGGGATTGGGCCATCGCCGCATCCTGAAAGCCAAGGACGTGCAGGAAAAAGCCGTGGCCTTTCTTTCGGAAGGACTGAGGTTCACGAGCTGCGTCCAAAGGTTCGAGGCGGAGTTGTTCGAACCCGCGCTGAGGGCCGGGTAG
- a CDS encoding DinB family protein has product MSIALPSERSILADQLERSFRGGAWHGASLLEILGGVDASQATWRFAPGLNTILETVEHLAFWFADTAGRLEGGRPDSNHPDQSWGRLHEDAQADWVAALAALESAHRSLREAILGLSEEALGSVPTGSESDARSLILGTLQHSAYHAAQIQLLRRFAEVRSGSAP; this is encoded by the coding sequence ATGTCCATCGCCCTCCCGTCCGAACGAAGCATCCTGGCCGACCAGCTCGAGCGGTCCTTCCGTGGGGGGGCCTGGCATGGCGCCTCCCTCCTCGAAATCCTCGGGGGAGTTGACGCAAGCCAGGCCACCTGGCGTTTCGCCCCGGGCCTCAACACCATCCTGGAAACCGTCGAACACCTTGCATTCTGGTTCGCGGACACCGCCGGGCGGCTCGAGGGAGGAAGGCCGGATTCGAATCACCCGGACCAGAGCTGGGGGCGCCTTCACGAGGATGCTCAAGCGGACTGGGTGGCTGCGCTGGCGGCCCTCGAATCCGCCCATCGATCCCTTCGGGAGGCCATCCTCGGTCTTTCCGAGGAGGCGTTGGGCAGCGTTCCGACTGGTTCCGAATCCGATGCCCGGAGCCTGATCCTCGGAACCTTGCAGCACAGCGCCTATCATGCGGCGCAGATCCAGCTCCTGCGCCGCTTTGCCGAGGTCCGGTCCGGGAGCGCGCCATGA
- a CDS encoding SpoIIE family protein phosphatase — protein sequence MSPAAARALEKLAARRGYLAELATQRQETRLLDLMRQVDSAIGAIEVGDWGLCAVCHDSISIDSMERDPLLKVCLECLSEMERHALERDLQSAAKVQRTLLPPTRIARDGWEAAYLWEPKGLVSGDHVDLILPEQPGGPSHLILGDVAGKGVAASFLQAHLHALFRALAPGGHTLPDLVARANQLFADATSATSYATLLALRLEECGQVAMVNAGHPRPLLADARGVRPVEGGGLPLGLFGTSTYLERTFTLDPGQTLLLYTDGWTEGEAEDQEFGIGRAAAVLRRSAMLPLPDLLAACRADFEQFLGGASRGDDLTLVALRRSGKDTIQ from the coding sequence ATGAGTCCGGCCGCCGCGAGGGCGCTGGAGAAACTCGCAGCCCGGCGGGGCTACCTGGCTGAGCTGGCCACCCAGCGCCAGGAAACCCGCCTGCTGGATCTCATGCGTCAAGTGGATTCGGCCATCGGGGCCATCGAAGTCGGCGACTGGGGCCTGTGCGCCGTTTGCCACGATTCCATCTCCATCGATTCGATGGAGCGGGATCCGTTGCTGAAGGTCTGCTTGGAGTGCCTCTCCGAAATGGAAAGGCATGCCCTGGAACGGGATCTTCAATCCGCCGCGAAGGTGCAGCGGACCCTGCTGCCCCCCACCCGGATCGCGCGGGACGGCTGGGAGGCAGCCTACCTCTGGGAGCCCAAGGGGCTGGTGTCCGGCGACCACGTGGACCTGATCCTCCCGGAGCAACCGGGCGGCCCCTCGCATCTCATCCTGGGGGACGTGGCCGGCAAGGGGGTCGCGGCTTCCTTCCTCCAGGCCCATCTGCACGCCCTGTTCCGCGCCCTGGCCCCTGGCGGCCACACGCTTCCCGATCTTGTGGCGCGGGCGAACCAGCTTTTCGCAGACGCGACCTCCGCCACCAGCTATGCCACGCTGCTAGCCCTCCGCCTCGAGGAGTGCGGGCAGGTGGCGATGGTGAACGCCGGGCATCCCCGGCCGCTGCTCGCCGATGCCCGGGGCGTGAGGCCCGTGGAAGGTGGAGGCTTGCCATTGGGCCTATTCGGCACGTCCACGTACCTGGAGCGGACCTTCACTCTCGATCCCGGCCAGACCCTGCTGCTCTACACCGATGGGTGGACCGAAGGCGAGGCGGAGGATCAGGAATTCGGCATCGGCCGCGCCGCCGCTGTCCTCCGGCGGTCCGCCATGCTTCCACTCCCCGATCTCCTCGCGGCCTGCCGGGCCGATTTCGAACAATTCCTGGGGGGCGCGTCCCGGGGCGACGACCTCACGCTGGTGGCCCTGCGCCGTTCAGGCAAGGACACCATCCAGTGA
- a CDS encoding SRPBCC family protein: MVTNIHSREYPVDTARLAALLDKLGTAEDRLWPSHRWPPMRFDGPLRPGAAGGHGPIRYVVDSFDPGRSLRFRFTAPEGFIGWHGFDIEAVGEGRSRLSHTIQADVKGGMRLTWPLALRWLHDACVEDALDNAARALGEPLPQRRHSLAVRILRRLGRRA, from the coding sequence ATGGTCACGAACATCCATAGCCGCGAATACCCCGTGGACACCGCGCGCCTGGCCGCCTTGCTCGACAAGCTGGGGACCGCCGAGGACCGCCTCTGGCCCAGCCACCGCTGGCCTCCCATGCGCTTCGACGGCCCCTTGCGGCCCGGCGCCGCGGGCGGCCACGGCCCCATCCGCTACGTGGTGGATTCCTTCGATCCGGGCCGGTCGCTGCGGTTCCGGTTCACCGCGCCGGAGGGCTTCATCGGCTGGCACGGCTTCGACATCGAGGCGGTCGGCGAAGGACGCTCCCGCCTGAGCCACACCATCCAGGCCGATGTGAAAGGCGGCATGCGCCTCACCTGGCCGTTGGCGCTCCGCTGGCTCCACGACGCCTGCGTGGAGGATGCCCTGGACAACGCCGCCCGGGCCCTGGGCGAGCCGCTGCCCCAGCGCAGGCACAGCCTGGCAGTGCGGATCCTGCGCCGCCTGGGCCGGAGGGCATGA
- a CDS encoding ABATE domain-containing protein, with amino-acid sequence MEPVPPAPSPFEFSGGDLALDFVNTWADRARPETDQLGSYPRLVEFAREAKLMDGGQALAREAAAQQDARSASEALKAARRFRESLYGLFSSQAGGTVVDPEDLARVNRSIRSAFPNLEIRNLGEDLAWAMDSGGPVRLDSVLWPIVRAAARLLTSSEIGLVRECEAGDCTWLFLDRSRTGKRRWCSMASCGNRAKARRHYLRQRKV; translated from the coding sequence ATGGAACCGGTCCCCCCCGCCCCCTCGCCCTTCGAGTTTTCCGGGGGCGACCTTGCGCTGGACTTCGTCAATACCTGGGCCGACCGGGCCCGCCCCGAAACGGATCAGCTCGGGTCCTACCCGCGCCTGGTGGAATTCGCGCGCGAGGCGAAATTGATGGATGGAGGCCAGGCCCTCGCCCGGGAGGCAGCGGCCCAGCAGGACGCCCGCTCAGCCTCTGAGGCGCTCAAGGCGGCCCGCCGGTTCCGGGAATCCCTCTATGGCCTGTTTTCGTCCCAGGCCGGCGGCACGGTGGTGGATCCCGAGGATCTGGCGCGGGTCAACCGTTCCATCCGGTCCGCCTTTCCCAACCTCGAGATCAGGAACCTGGGGGAGGATCTGGCCTGGGCCATGGACAGCGGCGGCCCCGTGCGGCTGGATTCCGTGCTCTGGCCCATCGTCCGGGCCGCGGCCCGGCTCCTGACGTCCTCCGAAATCGGCTTGGTCCGGGAGTGTGAAGCGGGCGATTGCACCTGGTTGTTCCTGGACCGCAGCCGCACCGGGAAGCGCCGATGGTGTTCCATGGCGAGCTGCGGCAACCGGGCGAAGGCCCGCCGCCATTACCTCCGCCAACGGAAGGTGTGA
- a CDS encoding TetR/AcrR family transcriptional regulator: MSATTAAGPRIRKGSHTREAILAKAMDIASVEGLDGLTIGSLAEALDLSKSGLFAHFGSKEELQLATIQAARDFFAQEVMVPGLKARKGLPRLCSVIATWLDYAEREVFRGGCFFTAVSAEFDSRPGPVKDQVAACMAEWVDSLARLVKEAKELGELDRKADPRQLAWEFNSLAMGANNAYQLQRDAIVFTFARKAIRDRLKLYAPVGTRFQLR, encoded by the coding sequence ATGAGCGCTACGACCGCAGCCGGACCCCGCATCCGCAAGGGCAGCCACACCCGGGAGGCGATCCTGGCCAAGGCCATGGACATCGCTTCGGTGGAAGGCCTGGATGGCCTCACCATCGGGAGCCTGGCGGAGGCGCTGGACCTGAGCAAGAGCGGGCTGTTCGCGCATTTCGGATCGAAGGAGGAGCTGCAGCTCGCCACCATCCAGGCAGCCCGGGATTTCTTCGCCCAGGAAGTGATGGTGCCGGGCTTGAAGGCGCGGAAGGGGCTGCCGCGGCTCTGCTCGGTGATCGCCACCTGGCTGGACTACGCGGAGCGCGAGGTGTTCCGGGGCGGCTGCTTCTTCACCGCCGTGAGCGCGGAATTCGATAGCCGGCCCGGGCCGGTGAAGGATCAGGTGGCCGCCTGCATGGCGGAATGGGTGGATTCCCTGGCGCGGCTGGTGAAGGAGGCCAAGGAGCTCGGCGAACTCGACCGGAAGGCCGACCCCCGCCAGTTGGCCTGGGAATTCAACAGCCTGGCCATGGGCGCCAACAACGCCTACCAACTGCAGCGGGACGCCATCGTCTTCACCTTCGCCCGCAAGGCCATCCGGGACCGCCTGAAGCTCTACGCGCCGGTCGGCACCCGGTTCCAACTGCGCTGA
- a CDS encoding PD40 domain-containing protein → MLSCRVSALLLSACALVAQDRAPRFVGSPDVNGDRVVFTWEDDLWLGSLKGGPARRLTTHPGLETAARFSPDGKWIAFSAQYDGGTQAYVMSAEGGAPKRLTWAGGATVQGWTPDSQQVLFKTISNYDFRPVERLFTVDLDGHEPEALPVPRGVQGTLSPDGQRLAYSTKGVVEYYWKRYKGGRHQDLWVADLKARRFEKLTDYVGRNGAPMWANGKVLFVSDRGSNGITNLYAVDPATKAVEPLTDLKAFDVQQPSTDGRTVVFVQGGYLQSLDLATKVVRRVEVSTTTDGWKAAPRPLNPKDWIQSMSLAGSTAVFEARGEVFLVPTDATKPATNLTKTPGVRERMPRLSPDGKRVAYFSDASGDYDLYVQAVDGAPERVPTGLKTALYHLEWSPDGTKILFGDKSFAIYVMDMATKKLTKVDESHELKNDEFTWEVSDYAWAPDSQWIAYSFVEPNRNSRIYLHNLATKQKVALTDDFYDCVNPRFDLDGSTLYFLSYSNFHTKLDPSQDNHIQSAPTQVMAVKLKTVEDKGVFRIDAAGLSDRIAPLPVKAGNFFHLKAGKGLVGWDEVEGWNDDVVEELYVPGGADKWKLHLYDPAAKKDKEAVLNDTLSDWTFDAEGKRVILRKGGAFHTGEASALFASKALPEKLDLERMTMTAAPREEWKQIFEDAWRWYRDFFYDVNMNGNDWNAIGAKFRAWLPDLNSRQELNWLLSQMVGELNVSHTYVSGGDFGPARPLPNPVFPGLLGADFSAENGVYRFAKVYGPTPYARDLKAPLADPAPKVKEGEYLLAIDGKPLRAPEAIQARLQVVKGQKVRLTVNGKPTLEGARTIDVEPASNDWNLRYERWIANNIAAVDKASNGQFGYMHLTAMGDQNIGQFDKYWHAFRYKKGIVIDVRGNGGGWTEYFMIDKLERKQVGFNVLRGMGPFRYPNTASDGRYVFLSNEQNGSDGEAFLMHVKARNLGTIVGVPSWGGLVGIINAQRTLDGGTVHQSNNAFYGREGKWWVENHGADPDITVENDPASALQGHDRQLEVGIETLLKQLKENPTPAFPPVPAYPKR, encoded by the coding sequence ATGCTGAGCTGCCGTGTTTCCGCCCTGCTGCTTTCCGCCTGCGCCCTGGTGGCCCAGGACCGCGCCCCGCGCTTCGTGGGTTCGCCGGATGTGAACGGCGACCGCGTGGTGTTCACCTGGGAAGATGATCTCTGGCTGGGCTCGCTGAAGGGCGGTCCCGCGCGGCGGCTCACCACCCATCCGGGCCTGGAGACCGCGGCCCGCTTCAGCCCCGACGGCAAGTGGATCGCCTTCAGCGCCCAGTACGACGGCGGCACCCAGGCCTACGTGATGAGCGCGGAAGGCGGCGCGCCGAAGCGCCTCACCTGGGCGGGCGGCGCCACGGTGCAGGGCTGGACGCCGGACAGCCAGCAGGTTCTCTTCAAGACCATTTCCAACTACGATTTCCGGCCGGTGGAGCGGCTCTTCACCGTGGATCTCGACGGCCATGAGCCCGAGGCGCTGCCTGTGCCGCGGGGCGTGCAGGGCACCCTTTCGCCGGACGGCCAGCGCCTCGCCTACAGCACCAAGGGCGTGGTGGAGTACTACTGGAAGCGCTACAAGGGCGGCCGCCACCAGGATCTGTGGGTGGCGGATCTGAAGGCCAGGCGATTCGAAAAACTCACCGATTACGTGGGCCGCAACGGCGCGCCCATGTGGGCCAACGGGAAGGTGCTCTTCGTTTCCGACCGCGGCAGCAACGGCATCACGAACCTCTACGCCGTGGACCCCGCCACCAAGGCCGTGGAACCGCTCACGGACCTGAAGGCGTTCGATGTGCAGCAGCCCAGCACCGATGGCCGCACGGTGGTCTTCGTGCAGGGCGGCTACCTGCAGTCGCTGGATCTCGCCACCAAAGTTGTGCGCCGCGTGGAAGTGTCCACCACCACCGACGGCTGGAAGGCCGCGCCTCGTCCCTTGAATCCCAAGGACTGGATCCAATCCATGAGCCTGGCGGGGAGCACCGCCGTGTTCGAGGCCCGGGGCGAGGTCTTCCTGGTGCCCACGGACGCCACGAAACCCGCCACAAACTTGACGAAGACACCCGGCGTGCGCGAGCGTATGCCGCGCCTCTCGCCGGACGGCAAGCGCGTGGCCTACTTCAGCGATGCCAGCGGCGACTACGATCTTTATGTGCAGGCCGTGGACGGCGCGCCCGAGCGGGTTCCCACGGGCTTGAAGACCGCGCTCTACCACCTGGAATGGAGCCCCGACGGCACCAAGATCCTGTTCGGCGATAAGAGTTTTGCCATCTACGTGATGGATATGGCTACAAAAAAGCTCACTAAGGTGGATGAGTCCCACGAACTGAAGAACGATGAGTTCACCTGGGAAGTCAGCGACTACGCCTGGGCGCCGGATTCCCAGTGGATCGCCTACAGCTTCGTGGAACCCAACCGCAACAGCCGCATCTATCTCCACAACCTCGCCACCAAGCAGAAAGTGGCGCTGACCGACGATTTCTACGATTGCGTGAACCCGCGCTTCGATCTGGATGGCAGCACGCTGTACTTCCTTAGCTACAGCAATTTCCACACGAAGCTCGATCCCAGCCAGGACAACCACATCCAGTCGGCGCCGACCCAGGTCATGGCCGTGAAGCTGAAGACCGTTGAGGATAAAGGCGTCTTCCGCATCGATGCGGCGGGCCTCTCGGACCGCATCGCGCCGCTCCCCGTGAAGGCGGGCAACTTCTTCCATTTGAAGGCCGGGAAGGGCCTGGTGGGCTGGGACGAAGTCGAAGGCTGGAACGATGATGTGGTGGAAGAACTCTACGTGCCCGGCGGCGCCGACAAGTGGAAGCTGCACCTCTACGATCCCGCCGCCAAGAAGGATAAGGAGGCGGTGCTCAACGACACCCTCAGCGATTGGACCTTCGATGCCGAGGGCAAGCGGGTGATCCTGCGCAAGGGCGGAGCCTTCCATACGGGCGAAGCTTCCGCCTTGTTCGCCTCGAAGGCTCTGCCGGAGAAACTGGACCTGGAGCGCATGACCATGACCGCCGCGCCCCGCGAGGAGTGGAAGCAGATCTTCGAGGATGCCTGGCGCTGGTACCGGGACTTCTTCTACGACGTCAACATGAACGGCAATGACTGGAACGCCATCGGCGCCAAATTCCGCGCCTGGCTGCCGGACCTGAACTCCCGCCAGGAACTGAACTGGCTGCTGAGCCAGATGGTGGGCGAACTGAACGTGAGCCACACCTACGTGAGCGGGGGCGATTTCGGTCCCGCGCGGCCCCTGCCGAACCCGGTGTTCCCGGGCCTTCTGGGCGCCGACTTCAGCGCCGAGAACGGCGTCTACCGCTTCGCGAAAGTCTATGGCCCCACGCCCTATGCCCGGGATCTCAAGGCCCCGCTCGCGGATCCCGCGCCCAAGGTGAAGGAGGGCGAATACCTGCTGGCCATCGACGGGAAACCGCTGCGGGCCCCCGAGGCCATCCAGGCCCGCCTCCAGGTCGTCAAGGGCCAGAAGGTGCGGCTCACCGTGAATGGCAAACCCACCCTGGAAGGCGCCCGCACCATCGATGTGGAGCCTGCCTCCAACGACTGGAACCTGCGCTACGAGCGCTGGATCGCGAACAACATCGCCGCCGTGGACAAGGCTTCCAACGGCCAGTTCGGCTACATGCACCTGACGGCCATGGGCGACCAGAACATCGGCCAGTTCGACAAGTACTGGCACGCCTTCCGCTACAAGAAGGGCATCGTCATCGATGTGCGCGGCAACGGCGGCGGCTGGACCGAGTACTTCATGATCGACAAGCTGGAGCGCAAGCAGGTGGGCTTCAACGTGCTGCGCGGCATGGGGCCGTTCCGCTACCCGAACACGGCCTCCGACGGCCGCTATGTGTTCCTGAGCAACGAGCAGAACGGCAGCGACGGCGAGGCTTTCCTCATGCACGTGAAGGCGCGCAACCTCGGCACCATCGTGGGTGTGCCGAGCTGGGGCGGCCTGGTGGGCATCATCAACGCCCAGCGCACCCTGGACGGCGGCACCGTGCACCAGAGCAACAACGCCTTCTACGGCCGCGAAGGAAAGTGGTGGGTGGAGAACCACGGCGCCGACCCGGACATCACCGTGGAGAACGATCCCGCCAGCGCCCTGCAAGGCCACGACCGCCAGCTCGAAGTGGGCATCGAGACCCTGCTGAAGCAGTTGAAGGAGAACCCCACGCCGGCCTTCCCGCCGGTGCCGGCGTATCCGAAGCGGTGA